The nucleotide sequence AATTGCAGACAAGTGAAGACACTTGACCTTCGCAATTTTGACACTCGTAACGTAACCGACATGTCTCAGATGTTTTCGAATACAGGGTTATTCAGATCGTTAGACCTTTCATCATTCAACACATCCAATGTAACCGACATGCATGGGATGTTTCATAATGTAAATGTTACTGAGCTGAATCTGGAAAACTTTGATACACAAAACGTCACTAACATGAAAAGCATGTTCGAGTATACGAGGATGTCTTCACTGGATCTCAGTTCATTCGACACACGGAACGTAACTGACATGTCTTCGATGTTTTCCTACAACGTCAATTTGAAAACCCTCGACTTAAGCAACTTCAACACAGCAAATGTCACCACGATGTTCGCGATGTTTTATCGTTGTTCAGGATTGAAGTCCTTAAATATCAGTCACTTTGACATAAAAAAAGTTAAGGATACATACTATATGTTTGGATCCTGCAGCGCCCTTAACAAACTGGACCTAAGCAGTTTTGTCACGACCGACCAAATATCCATAAGCGCAAACATTTTCGATTACATGCCTGCTTTAGACACTCTTATTCTTGGGGAAGGTTGGAGTAAGGAAATTCCCTTGCCCAAGAAGCGGATGATTTGCGACAACACCTTGCCTACGGTAGACACCACAAAGACTGACGGAGTCGGCCATACCTATGTTGCAAGACCTCTTGTAGAAATTACAGTTAATAAGATTGGCTCCGGCACTGTAAAAATCCCATCGCCAGCATATCTTTGGGACACCCTTACCGTTACCGCTATTGCAGATGACGGTTATGAGTTCAGATCTATTTCCAGCAAGGACGTAGTCATTGAAAACGGAAAATTCGAAGCATCCAAGGAGATAATTGCCATAGACGTGGAATTCGCGAAAGTCTACAACATCACCTTCAAGGATGAAGACGGCAATGTTCTGGAATGTTCCGGGATTATTGATGCCGGAAAGACTCCATCCTGCGAAGGTCCCGAAAAAGAAGGCACACCCAAATACACTTACACATTTGCCAGTTGGTCTCCCGAAGTTGTCGCCGCCGAAGCCGATGCAGAATACACTCCCCTCTACACGGAATCCATCAACAAATACAAGGTGACATTCCTGGATTTTGATTCCGCCACGGTCATTAGCGAGTTCGAATTGGACTACGGCTCCATCGTGGAAGAACCCGATGATCCCAGCAGAAAGTCTACTAAGGATTTCTCCTACAGTTTCAAGGAATGGTCTCCTGAAGTTGCATTTTTCTTGACAGAAGACGTTGTTTATTATGCAGTCTATGACAGTATTGAAACAAACACCACTTTCGTTGTTCACAACGCCGCCATGTCCAAGTTAAACGTCCATGTTTCCGGCCACGAACTTCAAGTCTGGAACTATACCGCCAATAGCCGATACACATTGATGGATATGCAAGGCCGCGTCCTGTCCGATGGAGTAGCAG is from Fibrobacter sp. and encodes:
- a CDS encoding BspA family leucine-rich repeat surface protein; protein product: MLRLIHLLTVVLIFCSSAFAQAEDFPYNKIYSQVGSIYKGESGSAVRWFIAIKDYTEDDVTVKKGSLVFFPSNGVSGTMQEPSPITPRCGYFPWLCYTTSDSIKSVLFVDGIVAPRDASHLLEGLRKVTHIDVSGLNTANTRDMSFMFHRTSIANTIVGIEKFDTKNVTNMQSMFDYSNVASLNLKNFDTKNVTNMSGMFAMCYGLKDLDISSFNTENVTDMADMFSGVQVKTLDVSHFNTTKVTNMGGMFAEMWAITSLDLSNFDTRNVTDMSWMFYNSHRLVSIDVSRFNTENVANMKNMFGSCDKLTVLDVSKFNTANVTDMSGMFNGCALVEVLDVSKFNTAKVTNMADMFGNCRQVKTLDLRNFDTRNVTDMSQMFSNTGLFRSLDLSSFNTSNVTDMHGMFHNVNVTELNLENFDTQNVTNMKSMFEYTRMSSLDLSSFDTRNVTDMSSMFSYNVNLKTLDLSNFNTANVTTMFAMFYRCSGLKSLNISHFDIKKVKDTYYMFGSCSALNKLDLSSFVTTDQISISANIFDYMPALDTLILGEGWSKEIPLPKKRMICDNTLPTVDTTKTDGVGHTYVARPLVEITVNKIGSGTVKIPSPAYLWDTLTVTAIADDGYEFRSISSKDVVIENGKFEASKEIIAIDVEFAKVYNITFKDEDGNVLECSGIIDAGKTPSCEGPEKEGTPKYTYTFASWSPEVVAAEADAEYTPLYTESINKYKVTFLDFDSATVISEFELDYGSIVEEPDDPSRKSTKDFSYSFKEWSPEVAFFLTEDVVYYAVYDSIETNTTFVVHNAAMSKLNVHVSGHELQVWNYTANSRYTLMDMQGRVLSDGVADRNHLSLDVPHAGSYMLRVGNQTQRVLVH